From Lepisosteus oculatus isolate fLepOcu1 chromosome 8, fLepOcu1.hap2, whole genome shotgun sequence, one genomic window encodes:
- the gpr83 gene encoding G-protein coupled receptor 83 encodes MTRYMWLSLPYVSKSFQKSDGTNLSDLFSAFYGFPNSSWFFNWNFTLDEGIYDNGTKYETESQNPTVKALLIVAYSVIIVISLFGNILVCHVVIKNKRMHSATSLFIANLAIADIMITLLNTPFTLVRFVNSSWVFGKAMCHVSRFAQYCSVHVSVLTLTAIALDRHQVIMHPLKPRMSTVRGVICIAVIWVMATCFSLPHAIYQNLFRFEFGYKKVRMVCLHSFPQPADLFWKYLDLATFVLLYVLPLCIISVAYIIVAKKLWMRNAIGDVTMEQYFAHRRKKKMTLKMLMLVVVVFAVCWFPLNCYVVLVSSKAIITNNALYFAFHWFAMSSTCYNPFIYCWLNESFRSELKSLLCICRRQQPTNTHVMPSISPPFRNAWVERGNCRSSKLINPSTKSTSKMHSGRTDISIVEPIVAVT; translated from the exons ATGACGAGGTACATGTGGCTGTCCTTGCCATATGTCTCTAAATCATTTCAAAAGTCTGATGGGACCAATTTATCGGACTTGTTCTCAGCTTTCTACGGGTTTCCTAACAGCTCTTGGTTTTTCAACTGGAATTTTACGCTCGATGAAGGAATTTATGACAACGGAACCAAATATGAAACTGAATCACAGAATCCGACTGTAAAGGCTCTTCTTATAGTTGCTTATTCGGTTATCATCGTTATTTCTCTGTTTGGAAACATCTTGGTGTGTCAtgttgtaataaaaaacaagagaATGCATTCTGCTACCAGCTTGTTCATAGCCAACTTGGCTATTGCTGACATAATGATTACCCTGCTTAATACACCGTTTACCTTG gtgAGGTTTGTTAACAGCTCTTGGGTATTCGGGAAAGCGATGTGCCATGTCAGTCGTTTCGCACAATACTGCTCAGTTCATGTCTCAGTGTTAACCCTTACTGCGATTGCTCTTGACCGACACCAG gtgATCATGCATCCTCTTAAGCCCCGCATGTCAACAGTGAGAGGAGTGATCTGTATTGCTGTGATCTGGGTGATGGCAACCTGTTTCTCTTTGCCCCATGCCATCTATCAGAATCTTTTCCGCTTTGAATTTGG TTATAAAAAGGTCCGGATGGTGTGCCTTCATAGCTTTCCTCAGCCTGCTGACCTCTTTTGGAAGTATTTGGATTTGGCCACTTTTGTCTTACTCTATGTCCTACCCTTGTGTATCATCTCAGTGGCTTACATTATTGTGGCAAAGAAGCTCTGGATGAGGAATGCCATTGGTGATGTTACAATGGAACAGTACTTTGCTCATCGCCGCAAGAAGAAGATGACCCTGAAGATGCTAATGCTTGTGGTGGTTGTCTTTGCAGTTTGCTGGTTTCCACTGAACTGCTATGTAGTCCTGGTCTCTAGCAAAGCCATCATTACCAACAATGCACTATACTTTGCATTCCACTGGTTTGCTATGAGCAGCACCTGCTACAATCCCTTCATATACTGCTGGCTGAATGAAAGCTTTCGCTCTGAACTGAAATCTTTGTTATGCATCTGCAGAAGGCAGCAACCTACAAACACCCATGTCATGCCCTCAATTTCACCCCCCTTTAGGAATGCATGGGTTGAACGTGGAAACTGCAGAAGCAGTAAACTCATCAATCCAAGCACAAAGTCCACCTCCAAAATGCACTCTGGGAGAACAGACATTTCCATTGTGGAGCCGATTGTAGCTGTGACCTAG